The Eubacterium ventriosum genome includes the window TTGCCGCTGAATATTATTCACAGGGTAATGGTAACTTCCGTGATGTTTCACAGAATAGAAGAAATGACGTATTCTTTAATAAGGACGTTGGAGAATTTAATGTTAAAACATTCTTTAGCTTAATTCAGGCTGACGGATACAACCCATTAGAGGTTCGTCCAAGTCTTTTCAATATAAAAGAAGGAAAAGAAGATGAAGTTAAGGCATATGTAGCTGATAGCATTTCAGGTGATGCTACAGCAATTCAGAACATTGTTGCAGGTAAATTTACACCGGGACAGATTTCTAATACTATTGCAAAACTTCAGTTAGAATTAAAAGTAGATGATGGTGACTTTATCGCAAACATTCTTAATGATTGCGACCAGAACATTGAAGCAGGTTTTGCTGAAGGCTACTGGAGTGACCACTGGGATTACAACATGGATTTAGTAGATAACTACTTATCTATTTTCCCAGACAAATTAGATGAATTAGTATTTAAGGATAATACATACAAGTTCTATGATAGCGTAGCTTATGTTGTTCCTAGATCAGAAAAATATGTAATCAACAAGAAGGGTGCTGTTCGTCAGTATGGTATGGAAGTTGAAGATGAGGCTAAACTTGCAAGACCAGGATTTAACAAGTGGGCGACTAACTGGTTAAAGACTCCTGATGAAAAGATTTATAACACAACTCTTGCAGTTAAAATGATTACATTGGCACTTAGCAAATTCGCACAGTTAGATGTGGATGGTATGGGTGTTGAAATGGAAGGTGGAAAGCCGGGATGGAATGATGCCATGAACGGACTTCCTGGATTATTTGGCTCAGGTACACCTGAAACATTTGAATTAAAGAGATTAATCAAGTTTATTACTGATAACTTTAATGGTAGCGAAACAGTTGTTATGCCTGCCGAAATTGCAAAATACTTAGATGATGTTAAGGCAGTTTTAGACAAGTACAACAACGGACAGGTTTCAGACTTTGAATACTGGGATGAAGTTGCTACTATCAGAGAAAACTACAGAGAAAGCGTTAAGTTATACTTAAGCGGTGAAGAAACAGAAGTTTCAAAAGACTATATCAATGAAGTATTCAGCGCTTTTGCAGCTAAGATTGATAAGGGTATCGAAAAGGCAGTTGAAATGGGAAATGGTCTTGTTCCAACATACTTTACACATGAAGCAGTTGATTTCGAACCTGTAGTTGATGAAAATGGAAATCCTGTAATGAGCCATTATGGATTACAGAAAGCAGTTGTAAAAGAATTTAAGACAGTTGCTCTTCCATATTTCCTTGAAGGACCTGCAAGAATGATGGGAAATGTAAATGAAGAAACAGCTAGAGAAATGTACAACAATGTTAAGAAGACAGGTCTTTATGATGAAAAATTAGCAATGTACAAAACATCAGCATCTATTGAAGGATGTTCAATGGAAGCAGGACGTTGTAGAGCATTTACACCTGGATGGCAGGAAAGAGAAAACGTATTCCTTCATATGGAATATAAGTACATTCTTTCAATGATTAGAGCAGGAATTTGCCCTGAATTCTATGATACAATTACAAGAGCACTTATTCCATTCCTTGATCCAAATATGTATGGAAGAAGTACACTTGAAAATTCGTCATTTATAGCTTCAAGCGTAAATCCAAATCCGGACATTCATGGTAGAGGATTTGTTGCAAGACTTTCAGGTTCAACAACAGAAATGCTTTCAATCTGGATTGAAATGTTTATGGGGGGAAAAGTATTTACATATGAAGATGGCAAGCTTGTTCTTAACTTTACACCAAAGCTTTCAAACTGGTTATTTGATGAAGGAAAGGTAACATTCAGATTACTTTCATCTTGTGACATTACTTATGTAAATGAAACAGGTAAGAATACATTTGGCGACGACGCAGCAGTTGTAGACAGAGTTGAAATTAATGGAGAAACAGTTTCAACAGAAAACAAGATTGTTGGAGAAATGGCTGAAGCAGTTAGAGATGGTAAAATAAATAATATTACAGTTTATTTTAAATAAAAATTGCAACTTTAAAGGAAACTTTTAAAAACAGTTTCAAAAAAAGCCCCGGCTACTATGTAGTCAGGGCTTTTCTTCTGAAAACAAAATACCTGAAACGTTTCAATTTCTTATTGTAACTGAATATATTATCTGCTATTATTGTATTAAAGCAGAGGCTTAACTTAAATTTAGTAAAAGGAAAGTTAGGAGAATTAAATGAGTGAATTAAAGTATTTAGATAAGAGGGGAACATTTACATTAGACAATCCGGATCTTACAAGTTATATGTATTTTCCATTGGCTAATGAAGCAGGAATGATGAGTGCTATTACACCTGACTTAGGTGGAGATATTAAGCTGGACCAGAATACATTTTTATTGGAACCGGTTAGCAGTGAAAACTTACATAATAACAAGTCAACAAGAAATTTTTGGGTTTATGTTGATGGAAAAGGTGCCTGGTCAGCCACAGGACGTTCTGCTAAGCAGCAGGCTAAGCTTTTTGATGATGACAAGGAGCAGGTAAAGCTTACAGCAGGTATTATGTGGCATAAGGTTGAAAGACAGACCGATGAAATGGGATTAAAAGCAGAATTAACTACTTTTGTACCATATACACAGGACAAGGTTGAGCTAACAAAAGTAACAATCACAAATACTGCAGATACAACACAGAAGATTACATCAACAGTTGCAATTCCAATGTATGCACGTTCTGCATCAAATATTAGAGACCACAGGCATGTAACATCATTACTTCACAGAACGTTTACTATTAAAGACGGTATTATGATTTATCCGACTCTTACATTTGATGAAAGAGGACATAACAAGAATACTGTTTTCTATGGTGCCCTTGCAAAGGAAATGATTAACGGAAAAATGGAGTCACCATTTAGCTTCTGTCCTGTAACAGAGGAGTTTATTGGTGAGGGTGGAAATTTTGAAAACCCATATTATGTTGCAAAGAATAAGCCACTTCCATATACAGAGGGACAGGAAGTAGACGGTTACGAAACAGTTGCAGCTATTCGTTTTAATGATTGTGAATTAAAGCCGGGAGAATCAAGAAGTTATGTTATAGCTTTAGAATATGGTACTTCTAAGGAAGAGCTTGAAAGTATTGGAAATAAATATATTGACGTAGATGTTTTTGATAAATATTTAGAAGAAACAAAGAATTACTGGCAGGATAAGATTAACGTAAGTTATAATTCAGCAGACAAGAATTTTGATAACTGGATGCATTGGGTTAACTTCCAGCCAATGCTTAGAAGAATTTACGGATGTTCATTCCTTCCACATCATGATTACGGAAAAGGCGGTCGTGGATGGAGAGACCTTTGGCAAGACTGTCTTGCACTTCTTATTATGGAGCCTGAACAGGTTAGACAGATGCTTATTGATAACTTTGGCGGAGTAAGATTTGATGGAACAAATGCCACAATTATCGGTTCTAAGCAGGGAGAATTTATTGCGGACAGAAATAATATTACAAGAGTTTGGATGGACCACGGTGCTTGGCCATATCTTACAACAGAATTGTATATGCAGCAGACAGGTGATGTTGAATTTTTAGTTGAAGAAAACTCGTATTTTAAAGATCCACAGGTTTGCCGTGGCGAAGAAAAAGATATGATTTGGAACGACGAACAGGGCAACAAACAGCTTGCAGAAAATAATGAAGTATATGCAGGAACAGTTCTTGAACATATGTTAATTCAGCATTTGACAGCATTCTATGATGTTGGTGAACATAATCATATAAGACTTCGTGGTGCTGACTGGAATGACGGACTTGACATGGCAGCTAAGCGTGGCGAAAGTGTTGCATTTACAGCTTTATATGGCGGAAACCTTAAGAATCTTGCAAAAGACATTAAGGCTTATGCAGAAAAGACAGGCAATGAAACAGTACTTCTTGCAAAAGAATTACTTATATTATTAAATGTAGACAAAACAGTATTTGACAGAATAGATGAAAAGAAACAGGTACTTGACGCATATTGCGAAACAGTAAAACATACAATCAGTGGTGAAAAAGTTAATGTAAGATGTGATGAACTTTGCAGTATTCTTGACAGTATGGGTGACTGGATTGGAGAACATATCAGAACTACTGAATGGACAACTGACAAAGATGGAGATGGTTGGTTTAACGGTTACTATGATAATAGTGGGAATGCTGTTGAGGGAGATTTCCCTACAGGTATCAGAATGATGTTGACAGGTCAGGTATTTACAGTAATGGCTGACGTGGCAACAGACGAACAGGTTGTAGCAATTGCAAAATCAGCGGACAAGTATCTTTATGATGAAGCCATTGGTGGATACAGATTAAATACAGATTTTAAGGAAGTAAAAACAGACCTTGGAAGATTATTTGGTTTTGCTTTTGGCCACAAGGAGAACGGAGCAGTGTTCTCACATATGGCAACTATGTATGCTAACTCACTTTATCATAGAGGTTATGCAAAAGAAGGATATAAGGTTATAAACAGCTTATTTAAACATTGCGATAACTATTCAAAGAGTGGTATTTATCCGGGAATCCCTGAATATGTAAGTCAGAGAGGCCGTGGAATGTATCATTATCTTACAGGTGCGGCAAGCTGGATGCTTCTTACAGTTCTTAATGAAATGTACGGTGTAAAAGGTGAATATGGTGCCCTTAAATTAAAACCACAGCTTTTAAAAGAACAGTTTGAAAATGGTAAAGCTTCAGCAACATGTATGTTTAACGGTAAAAACATTACAGTTACATACAAAAATGACAAGGCACTTGATGTAGGACAGTATAGCGTTAAGGAAATCTATATTGACGGTAATAAATATGGCGATTGCGATACTGTATTAAAAGAGGATGTAATGAAGTTAAACGATACTGTAAATATAGTAGCTATACTTGATTAACAAATGTCTGTGGGAGGTTTTCTCCCTTAGATTATAAAATAAAGTTTTGCAAACAAAGGAAAGAGGTAAAATATGTTTGAATGGGGAAGGGCAATATGTTACTCAGGATATAGGCAGGAACAAAGTCCAAAGACAGCCACATATCCTACTTATGAACAGATTAAAGAGGATTTAACATTGTTAAATGAATTAGGTTTCAAATATTTAAGAATGTACGATCCTATAAGATATGCAGAAGAAACATGCAAGGTTATAAGAGATTGTGGTTTTGATATGCAATTAATGTTAGGACCCGGTTTAATATCAGAAGTTAACAATCCGGGATGTCCATGGAACAAGACTAATTATTCAGAAGAAGAATTAAAGCAGCGTGCAGAACGTAATGATAGAAATATTGATGAATTAATCAGAATAGCAAATGAGAACAGCGATGTAATTAATGCAGTTTCAGTTGGGAATGAAAACACACCACAGTGGGGTGAAAACAATGTTCCAATTGAACGTCTTATAAGTTTTGCAAGAAGACTTAAAGAGGGAACAGGCAAGCCTGTAACTTTCAATGAAGGTGTTTACGAATGGGAGCATTTAAAACAGCTAGCAGATGAACTTGACATAATTAGTATTCACTCGTATCCATTGTGGAATGGTAATACTGTAGAAGAAGCCCTTGAAGTAAATAAGACATGGTACAAAAAAGTTAAGGAATGGTATCCTGGCAAGCCTATAGTATTCTCAGAAGTAGGCTGGGCTACGGACTGTGCAGACTTTAAACAGATGAGAGAAGGTCAGGCTAACGAGGAAAATCAGAAGAAGTATTACGAAGAATTTTGGAAATGGAGCGACAGGGAACAGATTATTTCTTATATGTTTGAAGCTTTCGATGAGCCTTGGAAAGGTGGAAACAGACCTAATGAAGCAGAAAAACATTGGGGAATATTAAACGAAGATAGAACTCCAAAGCTAGTATTGAAAAAGTGAAAAATAGAATTGAAATATTTTTATGAAGAAAAGAGCTTTTAAACAGGCTCTTTTTTCTTTTATATATAGAAAAATAATAAAAACGGTTTTTAAAATAAACAATGGTTAAATAGTGTCAAAAATGATAAATAAGTAAAAAAACTAGAGAAAATTGTGGGAAATATATATATTTTGAGATTGAAAATGTAGCATATGTAAAAGTAATGTTATAAAAAAGGAACAAGTCACATATATAGCTTGTCAAAAATGCACAAATAAAAATACTTTTAAACGTTTCAGATTATTGAATTGCATAAGAAGTAATGGTATAATAGCGACGACGTTAGTTTAGGTAAAAGCTAAATGAGTACAAAAAATATTAAAGGAGGGTGACTTAAATGAAACTCAACAAAAAAATGAAGAGGATACTCGCATTTGTGTTAAGTTTGGCAATGGTTGTTTCAACTTTTGGTTTAAACGTTGTTAGCGCAGATGATGAATGGGTATCTACAAATAATGGCTGGATTAATTTTACTGAAGACGGCTATGTAACAGGCGATGGCAACAGATATGCAGTAGAAGGTATTTCAGCAATATATGCCGGTGTATGGGATGACGGAAAGACAGCTAATATTGATGTTTTACGTAATGCAGAAACACCAAATTCTTTAGCAATTGATGTTAAAGACAATACACATGATGATCAGTGGCTTGTACAGGTGGCATGTAATGTTAAAGGCTTAGATTCAACTAAGGTTTACAAGGTTGAACTTAAGTTAGATGGTACAACAGTACTTGATACAGCAAATGTTTCAAGTGCAGAAAAGTACGAGAAAATGGTAGGTATTGGTAATAATGAAGCTTTAACAGTTGGTAAGCATACATTAACACTTGAAACAGAAGAATTAGTTAAGGGTGACACACCAGTTGAAGTTAAGAACATTGAAATTACACCTAACGAAGCTCAGATTGCAGCAACAAGAAAGATTTTTGCCAGCTGGACAAATCCTGAAGGGGCAGCTAAGACATATGCTTATCTTGAAGAAGCAAAAGAAGAAAATGCTGTTTGTACAGATGGTAAGGGATGGGTATTTAATAAATCAGCCGCACAGCCTATGACATCAGTTGATAGTGTATCAAGAACTTACAGTGATACAGATACTATTACAGTAGAACCTGGTAAGACATATAAGTTTATCGTTGAATCATTTAATGCTTTCGGAGATAAGATTGGCAAAGGAAGCGTAGATATTACAATTCCGGCTAAGACACAGGAAGAAATTGATGCGGAAAATGCAATAGCTGAAATAAAGACAAAGCTTTCATCAGACAGCAATATTGCAAAGAACAAAGAAGCTTTTGCATCATCAGGAGTAAAAACTGCCAAGGAAGCTTTTGATGGAAATCTTGGATCAAGATGGATAGCAGAAACAAAAAATGCTGACGAATATGTAGGAGTTAATCTTGGAAAATTATATTCACTTACAAGTGTGGCTATTTCATGGGAAGGTGCATATGCATCAGAATATGAAATACAGGTATCAACAGATGGAGAAGAATATAATACAGTTAAGGCTGTAACAGCAACAAAGGCAGATACAGCAGAATTTGTTTTTGATGAAGCAGTTGATGCACAGTTTGTTAAAATATTATGTAAGAAGGATGGATTCGGTTATCCATATTCAATTTGGGAAGTTGGAGCATTTGGAACAGAAAAAGGTGAAGGTGTAACAACAGTAGCACCAACAACAGTAGCACCTGCACAGGATGAGACAACAACAGCTTCTATAACACCGGACACACCATCAGTACCGGAAGCAGCAGCTAAAGATTGGTCAGCAGAGAAGTTTATTGGCTCAGAAGATGCTACATACAATGATACATATAAAGCAATCAAGGATGGAGCAATTAATGAAATCGTTAATATTCAGAAAGCTGATGATACATTAGGATTATATGTATCATTCGCAGATGCTGATTTTGGAACAATAACAGTAAATGGAAAAGCAGCAGATATTAAAGTTGCTGGAGCCGGAATTTGGTTCAAGTTATCAAACTTTACAGATATGTACAGTGATGTTGTAATTACAAATGGAGCTGGAACAGTTAAGGCTACATTATATGTATACAACAAGAACGGTGTTGATAATTCTAAGAAAGATGATGAAACAACAACAGCAGCTAAACAGGACGAAACAACACCAGCTAAGCAGGACGAAACAACAACACCGGCTAAGCAGGACGAAACAACAACACCGGCTAAGCAGGATGAAACAACAACACCAGCTAAGCAGGATGAAACAACAACACCGGCTAAGCAGGATGAAACAACAACACCAGCTAAGCAGGATGAAACAACAACACCAGCTAAGCAGGACGAAACAACAACACCAGCTAAGCAGGATGTAACAACAACACCAGCTAAGCAGAATGAAACAACAACAGTTACACCAACAACTAAGGCTATTAGTACAACAGCAGCTCCAGCAACAGTTAAGAAAACAACAGTTAAGAAAACAACGGTTAAGGCAACAGCTAAGAAGTTATCTTCTAACAAGGTTAAACTTTCAGTTAAGAAAGTAGCAGGAGCAAGCAAATACGCTGTACAGATTTCAACAACAAAGAACTTCAAGAAAGTTGTTGCTAAGAAGACATCTAAGAAGGCAGTATTTACAGTTAAATCTAAGAAACTTAAAGGTAAGAAGAAACTCTATGTAAGAGTTAAAGTTTACAAGAAAGTTAACGGAAAGACAGTTGCAAGCCAGTGGTCAAAGGCAACTAAGATTAGATTAAAAAAATAAGATTACAGAAGGTAATCATAATTAAGTAAACAGAGGCTATGGATTAGTGCCATTGAAAGGTACTATTTCATGGCTTCTTTTTTGTTAATAAAAGGAAAACATGGAAAATATTTGGAGATTCTAAAAAGTGAAATCTTATTAAATGAAAGAAAGACAGAAATTTTACAAAAAAGTCGAATTTATTACAATAGGAATTTTCTGTATAAATAGCCATAAAAAGTAATATTAATATTTAATAATAAAAATGATTTTACTAATTTTACCTTATTAGGGCAAAGTTAACAAAACAAGGGTAAAAATAATACTTTAAACTCAGATTTTAATGTTATATTTGCCTAATGAATTAGGCATTTTGCTGAAAAGAAACTAAAACTTTTTTTAACATTGAGATAAAAAAAAGGCAATTTATAATATTAAGTATAATATTAGGGAATGGAGGAATATTATGCTAAAAAATATGAAAAAAGCATTGTCTTTAACTTTGGTTACGGCTATGGTAGTCACCATATGTCCTCAAGGACAACTTGTAAACATATCAGCGGCTGATAATACACCATATTGCATATCAGAAGGTAGACCTGTATATGTAAGTTCAGGTAAGAATGAAGACTATGCAGTAGATGGTGACACATCTACAAGATGGGAAAGTGATTACAAGAACAAAATAGAATGGATGTATGTGGACTTGGGAGCAAAAGCAGACCTTGACCATGTTTATCTGAAATGGGAAGCAGCTTATGCTAAGTCATATCAGATTCAGCTTTCTAACGATGAAGAGAACTGGACAACAGTTTACACAAAGGGTAACGGTTCAGGTTCAGAAGAAACTCCTGAAGAAACAGTTAAGCCGGGAGCTATGGCAATCAGTGTTGGAAGAAAGAAAAAAAATGACAATGGTACAGTAAGTTCCAGCTTTTCATGGAGTGCAGTTTCAGGAGCAGTTACTTACAAGATTTTCGTTGAAAACAACGGTCAGGAAGAAGTAGCAACAGCACCTGATGGATTTACTTTTGATAAGGATTCAAGACTTGACCTTAATAATGAAGTTAAATTATTAGAAGGAACTCATAAGTACATTGTAAGAGCTTACAATTTTAAAGGTGAAGTTATTACAAGCGGTGAAGTTACAA containing:
- a CDS encoding GH36-type glycosyl hydrolase domain-containing protein, which gives rise to MSELKYLDKRGTFTLDNPDLTSYMYFPLANEAGMMSAITPDLGGDIKLDQNTFLLEPVSSENLHNNKSTRNFWVYVDGKGAWSATGRSAKQQAKLFDDDKEQVKLTAGIMWHKVERQTDEMGLKAELTTFVPYTQDKVELTKVTITNTADTTQKITSTVAIPMYARSASNIRDHRHVTSLLHRTFTIKDGIMIYPTLTFDERGHNKNTVFYGALAKEMINGKMESPFSFCPVTEEFIGEGGNFENPYYVAKNKPLPYTEGQEVDGYETVAAIRFNDCELKPGESRSYVIALEYGTSKEELESIGNKYIDVDVFDKYLEETKNYWQDKINVSYNSADKNFDNWMHWVNFQPMLRRIYGCSFLPHHDYGKGGRGWRDLWQDCLALLIMEPEQVRQMLIDNFGGVRFDGTNATIIGSKQGEFIADRNNITRVWMDHGAWPYLTTELYMQQTGDVEFLVEENSYFKDPQVCRGEEKDMIWNDEQGNKQLAENNEVYAGTVLEHMLIQHLTAFYDVGEHNHIRLRGADWNDGLDMAAKRGESVAFTALYGGNLKNLAKDIKAYAEKTGNETVLLAKELLILLNVDKTVFDRIDEKKQVLDAYCETVKHTISGEKVNVRCDELCSILDSMGDWIGEHIRTTEWTTDKDGDGWFNGYYDNSGNAVEGDFPTGIRMMLTGQVFTVMADVATDEQVVAIAKSADKYLYDEAIGGYRLNTDFKEVKTDLGRLFGFAFGHKENGAVFSHMATMYANSLYHRGYAKEGYKVINSLFKHCDNYSKSGIYPGIPEYVSQRGRGMYHYLTGAASWMLLTVLNEMYGVKGEYGALKLKPQLLKEQFENGKASATCMFNGKNITVTYKNDKALDVGQYSVKEIYIDGNKYGDCDTVLKEDVMKLNDTVNIVAILD
- a CDS encoding glycosyl hydrolase family 17 protein → MFEWGRAICYSGYRQEQSPKTATYPTYEQIKEDLTLLNELGFKYLRMYDPIRYAEETCKVIRDCGFDMQLMLGPGLISEVNNPGCPWNKTNYSEEELKQRAERNDRNIDELIRIANENSDVINAVSVGNENTPQWGENNVPIERLISFARRLKEGTGKPVTFNEGVYEWEHLKQLADELDIISIHSYPLWNGNTVEEALEVNKTWYKKVKEWYPGKPIVFSEVGWATDCADFKQMREGQANEENQKKYYEEFWKWSDREQIISYMFEAFDEPWKGGNRPNEAEKHWGILNEDRTPKLVLKK
- a CDS encoding discoidin domain-containing protein, with amino-acid sequence MKLNKKMKRILAFVLSLAMVVSTFGLNVVSADDEWVSTNNGWINFTEDGYVTGDGNRYAVEGISAIYAGVWDDGKTANIDVLRNAETPNSLAIDVKDNTHDDQWLVQVACNVKGLDSTKVYKVELKLDGTTVLDTANVSSAEKYEKMVGIGNNEALTVGKHTLTLETEELVKGDTPVEVKNIEITPNEAQIAATRKIFASWTNPEGAAKTYAYLEEAKEENAVCTDGKGWVFNKSAAQPMTSVDSVSRTYSDTDTITVEPGKTYKFIVESFNAFGDKIGKGSVDITIPAKTQEEIDAENAIAEIKTKLSSDSNIAKNKEAFASSGVKTAKEAFDGNLGSRWIAETKNADEYVGVNLGKLYSLTSVAISWEGAYASEYEIQVSTDGEEYNTVKAVTATKADTAEFVFDEAVDAQFVKILCKKDGFGYPYSIWEVGAFGTEKGEGVTTVAPTTVAPAQDETTTASITPDTPSVPEAAAKDWSAEKFIGSEDATYNDTYKAIKDGAINEIVNIQKADDTLGLYVSFADADFGTITVNGKAADIKVAGAGIWFKLSNFTDMYSDVVITNGAGTVKATLYVYNKNGVDNSKKDDETTTAAKQDETTPAKQDETTTPAKQDETTTPAKQDETTTPAKQDETTTPAKQDETTTPAKQDETTTPAKQDETTTPAKQDVTTTPAKQNETTTVTPTTKAISTTAAPATVKKTTVKKTTVKATAKKLSSNKVKLSVKKVAGASKYAVQISTTKNFKKVVAKKTSKKAVFTVKSKKLKGKKKLYVRVKVYKKVNGKTVASQWSKATKIRLKK